A single window of Qipengyuania sediminis DNA harbors:
- a CDS encoding S41 family peptidase: MTLGIKLAGLLLATSALAAPAAAETRLLGDPALSDRQLAFTYAGDIWVAAPDGSNPRRITSHAADESDPIFSPDGSMIAFNANYDGNYDVFVMPASGGTPRRLTFHPGQDLAADFTPDGRAVLFATNAETGNGRSGELFTVPVTGGFPTKLSGIRSRGGAYDAATGRIANLTGFGGYNALWGGSSGWRGYRGGQQPQIEIVDLAKKTLAKVPGEGSNNFAPRWDGGQLYFLSDRDNKVINVFRADPAGGAPVKLTNETEWDVRRFAIRGGRIVYEAGGALKERAAGGGAARTLPITVTADLPAKQPQWKQVAAQIEDARLSPSAKRVAFTARGEVFTVPTDQGSTRNISASAAVRDYTGIWSKDGTRLAYVTDTGTGQELVIEDQTGTAAKRRVPLGPDFYRLLDWGGDGKTIVYSSNKLELRGFDTAANTSFRIATSARRNGDMGAVLSPAGRWLAYTTRGANFNAALYLYDLTTRRAFPVSGEFADIGSPAFSKDGKLLFFTASTNAGPGHVGLDMSSQQQPYRAGIYAVVLERAGTSPLAPVLANEGDAAGSPDAEDEPEGEKKARTKSGAASQPQVDPADLTRRMVPLPVAEGFHASLATGKDGALYFVTLVQPGVATAAPGAMPEQADAQLMRFDFEKRTATSLMRGVTGVETDAKGETLLLRKADDSFVTSKAGEKLDPKPVDTASLRVLVDPAAEWRQIFNDAWRMEKAYFYDANMHGLDRDAVRAKYEPLLVHVGRREDLNRLLAEMIGEMQVGHNRVGGGDIWKGPGGAAPGLLGADIRLEGGRYIIKRIYDGEQWNPFLAAPLAAPGVDVKAGDAIVAINGRELKPSDNIHEALLGTAGTQIAVTVQNGAGPRRTSVVVPIPNDRQLRRWSWIEDNRRYVDRATGGRVAYVYMPDTADDGFTFFNRMFFAQTNKEALILDERSNGGGQAANYVIDVLRRPYLSGWKDREGLVFNTPGGAIHGPKAMLIDQDAGSGGDWLPYAFRQAGLGPLIGTRTWGGLIGISANPDLIDGGFLTVPNFRFFDTEGRWSVENEGVAPDMRVELDQMTLDAGRDTQLDAAIGHVMAELAKTQRRDPNWHPPKPTELGK, translated from the coding sequence ATGACACTTGGTATCAAGCTTGCCGGCCTGCTGCTCGCGACCAGCGCACTGGCGGCGCCCGCGGCTGCGGAGACGCGGCTGCTGGGCGATCCGGCGCTGTCTGACCGCCAGCTCGCCTTTACCTATGCGGGCGACATCTGGGTGGCCGCACCCGACGGCAGCAATCCGCGCCGCATCACCAGCCATGCCGCCGACGAGAGCGACCCGATCTTTTCGCCCGATGGCAGCATGATCGCCTTCAACGCCAATTACGACGGCAATTACGATGTCTTCGTGATGCCGGCTTCGGGCGGGACGCCCAGGCGGCTGACCTTCCACCCCGGCCAGGACCTCGCGGCCGACTTCACGCCCGATGGGAGGGCGGTGCTCTTCGCCACCAATGCCGAGACCGGCAACGGGCGCTCGGGCGAGCTTTTCACGGTGCCCGTCACCGGCGGTTTCCCCACCAAGCTATCGGGCATCCGCAGCCGCGGCGGCGCCTATGACGCCGCGACCGGCCGGATCGCCAACTTGACCGGTTTCGGCGGCTACAACGCGCTGTGGGGCGGCTCCTCCGGCTGGCGCGGCTATCGCGGCGGGCAGCAGCCGCAGATCGAGATCGTCGATCTTGCCAAGAAGACGCTCGCCAAAGTGCCGGGCGAGGGCTCCAACAATTTTGCCCCCCGCTGGGATGGCGGGCAGCTCTATTTCCTCTCCGACCGCGATAACAAGGTGATCAACGTCTTCCGCGCCGATCCCGCGGGCGGGGCGCCGGTAAAGCTGACGAACGAGACGGAATGGGACGTGCGGCGCTTCGCGATACGCGGCGGGCGGATCGTCTATGAAGCGGGCGGCGCGTTGAAGGAACGGGCGGCGGGCGGCGGGGCGGCGCGCACGCTGCCGATCACCGTCACCGCCGACCTGCCCGCAAAGCAGCCGCAATGGAAACAGGTCGCCGCCCAGATCGAGGATGCGCGGCTGTCGCCATCGGCCAAGCGCGTCGCCTTCACCGCGCGAGGCGAAGTCTTCACCGTGCCGACCGATCAGGGCAGCACCCGCAATATCTCCGCCAGCGCCGCCGTCCGGGACTACACGGGCATCTGGTCGAAGGACGGCACCCGGCTTGCCTATGTCACCGACACAGGCACGGGGCAGGAGCTGGTAATCGAGGACCAGACCGGCACCGCGGCCAAGCGCCGCGTGCCGCTGGGCCCCGATTTCTACCGGCTGCTCGACTGGGGCGGGGACGGCAAGACGATCGTCTATTCGAGCAACAAGCTCGAACTGCGCGGCTTCGATACCGCCGCCAACACCAGCTTCCGGATCGCCACCAGCGCGCGGCGCAATGGCGACATGGGCGCGGTCCTCTCGCCCGCCGGCCGCTGGCTCGCCTACACGACCCGGGGCGCGAATTTCAACGCGGCGCTCTATCTCTACGATCTGACGACGCGGCGCGCCTTCCCGGTCTCGGGAGAATTCGCGGATATCGGCTCGCCCGCCTTTTCGAAGGACGGTAAGCTCCTCTTCTTCACCGCCTCGACCAATGCGGGGCCGGGGCATGTCGGGCTCGACATGAGCAGCCAGCAACAGCCCTATCGCGCCGGCATCTATGCCGTGGTGCTGGAGCGCGCGGGCACGTCGCCGCTCGCCCCGGTGCTGGCGAACGAGGGCGACGCCGCAGGCAGCCCCGACGCCGAGGACGAGCCTGAAGGTGAGAAGAAGGCCAGGACGAAAAGCGGTGCCGCATCTCAGCCGCAGGTGGACCCCGCCGATCTGACGCGCCGCATGGTTCCGCTGCCTGTCGCGGAAGGGTTCCACGCAAGCCTCGCGACCGGCAAGGACGGCGCGCTTTACTTCGTGACGCTGGTGCAACCGGGCGTCGCCACCGCCGCGCCGGGCGCCATGCCCGAGCAGGCCGATGCGCAGCTCATGCGCTTTGATTTCGAGAAGCGTACCGCCACCAGCCTGATGCGCGGCGTCACCGGCGTGGAGACGGACGCCAAGGGTGAGACGCTGCTGCTGCGAAAGGCGGACGACAGCTTCGTCACCAGCAAGGCTGGCGAGAAGCTGGATCCCAAGCCGGTCGACACCGCGAGCCTGCGTGTCCTGGTCGATCCCGCGGCCGAATGGCGGCAGATCTTCAACGATGCCTGGCGGATGGAGAAAGCCTATTTCTACGATGCCAATATGCACGGCCTCGATCGGGACGCCGTGCGCGCCAAATACGAGCCGCTGCTGGTTCATGTCGGACGGCGCGAGGATCTGAACCGCCTGCTTGCCGAGATGATCGGCGAGATGCAGGTCGGCCACAACCGTGTGGGCGGCGGCGACATCTGGAAAGGCCCGGGAGGCGCGGCGCCGGGGCTGCTGGGTGCCGACATCAGGCTCGAAGGCGGACGCTATATCATCAAGCGCATCTATGATGGGGAGCAGTGGAACCCCTTCCTCGCGGCGCCGCTGGCTGCGCCCGGGGTGGACGTGAAAGCGGGCGATGCGATAGTCGCCATCAACGGCCGCGAGCTGAAGCCCAGCGACAATATCCACGAAGCCCTGCTCGGCACCGCGGGCACGCAGATCGCGGTGACAGTACAGAACGGCGCCGGGCCGCGCCGCACTTCGGTGGTCGTGCCGATCCCCAACGACCGGCAGCTGCGCCGCTGGAGCTGGATCGAGGACAACCGCCGCTACGTCGATCGCGCGACCGGCGGCAGGGTCGCCTATGTCTATATGCCCGATACCGCGGACGACGGTTTCACCTTCTTCAACCGCATGTTCTTCGCGCAGACCAATAAGGAGGCGCTGATCCTCGACGAGCGCTCGAACGGCGGCGGGCAGGCGGCGAATTACGTGATCGACGTGCTGCGCCGGCCCTATCTGTCCGGGTGGAAGGACCGCGAAGGCCTGGTCTTCAACACGCCGGGCGGCGCGATCCACGGGCCCAAAGCCATGCTGATCGACCAGGACGCGGGCTCGGGCGGGGATTGGCTGCCCTACGCCTTCCGGCAGGCCGGGCTCGGTCCGCTGATCGGCACGCGCACCTGGGGGGGTCTCATCGGCATCAGCGCCAATCCCGATCTCATCGACGGCGGTTTTCTCACCGTACCCAATTTCCGCTTCTTCGATACGGAAGGACGCTGGAGCGTCGAGAACGAAGGTGTCGCGCCCGATATGCGGGTCGAACTCGATCAGATGACGCTCGATGCGGGGCGCGACACGCAGCTCGATGCCGCGATCGGCCATGTCATGGCGGAACTTGCCAAGACCCAAAGGCGCGATCCGAATTGGCATCCGCCAAAGCCGACGGAGCTCGGCAAATAG